AATTTTCATGTTTTGTTGGTAGCTACCCAAATGTCTTtgtatatttattaaatcaaattATAGAAACCTAACTGAAAATCCAAAACCATCTTTGTAGACACCTCAAATTATTTTGAGTTTAGATCTAATAAATATTGAGCTACAGTAACAACAAGAATACAAACTATTGGATTTATGTCTTGGTGTAGAAGAATCAATTATCATATAAGTATTATTCTTTTGAGGTTTATATCAAGGGCCCTGGATTCTattttcgccccgggcccccgaaatctcaggaccggcgCTGACCGTAATACCGTCAGAGTAGGCTTCTCGGGTTCCGCCGCTGTGAATGCCGAGTAGGCAGACGGACGGTTAGACTGCGTGAATGCGGGCAGCCGTCCGGTCATGTCCGTCAGTGTGCGAAGGGTTCTTGAGACGACACGGAGAGAGGGGGTTTGGATGAGTTTGCATTGTCGGAGTCCGACGTGGAGTGCGTCCAGACTCCCTCAAACCTTCCCATGTTTACTGTTGGTTTGCAGGGTTTTGGACGTACAAACAGGTCTAGACAATTTTAGTGACCATCGTGGATGACTAAAAGTGTCTGGACTGTCTGGTCCGGACATCTACGGGCGATTGGATGAACAGCGTTGGAGTTTGCCTAGTGGGTGTGCATACATTGTATTTGGCGCATGCACGTCATTTGTTCGACATAAAACCTGAACCAAGAGAACTATCAATTCCTCGTCTGTAGTTCTAGTTGTTGTTTTTGTCCAGTTGAATTGCATAGTTCTGTAGTCACATTTGCATAGTCCAGATGAATTGCTAGGAACTTTAGGAATCCTAGTCGCCGGTAAGGTTCGGTGAGAGTAGAGAGTTGCATGTGTTCCTGTTTTATAAAAAGATGACCATTGTTTCTGTTGCTGAGCAATAACGGAATTCCAAATTGAGCATTAAGGTATAATTTATAAAGGCGCGATAATAAGGTGAGCATAACAGTCTGCTCTCGCACTATCACAAACGTATGAGGTGAGAGTCCAATAAAAGATACGTACTATCACAAAGAACTCAGATGTatggaaaaaagaaagaaataaagaacAACATCCATATAACAAAGGGAATCAAGTCCCCAAATAGAAGATCAACATATTCTCGGTGCAGGCTCGCGATCTTGTTGCGGAACTTATGGCATAATTCAGGCACACCATTCAGGTCATGTTGCGCTGCTCTGGAACTATGCCTTCAACCTAGCTTGTTTGCCTCACTCCCGTTTTGGGTTTGACCAGCCATTCCTCTCTGAAAATTTCTGTCCTCCGCTATGGCATCATGAGACCCCTCCTCGATTTCTGAACTCTCTGTTCTCTCCATCCTTGTTAGCACTCTCCTAGAGTTTCTTGTCTCATGCTCCTGGGTTCCCATGATCTCATCCGGTTCACGAACATTAGCGCCAGTCTGCTCGGCACTTCCGTCTGCACAAACTTGCACTGGTTCATCCATATTGTTTGCATTTCGGACGCCATCATTCTCAGGCGCTGCAGGGGCACGGTTTGCTAGTGCAACTTCATTTGGCCACAAGCTACTCTTCTGAATGCCATAGTGCCAAAGAAATGCCCATATGTGGGTTATGAACTCCCCTCCAGAGAGACACTTCCTGTGCGCGTGTGCATTCCGCGTGGGCGCAATGTGTATAAGTAACTCAGTCCATACCTCTTCCAGGATCTTCCAGCGAATTTCATCAGTTGGAATTTTGAGCAGTTCCTTGCCCAGTGCTGCACCCTGTTTCAATACATCTTCTTCGGAGTTTTCGATAGGTTCGTCTGCTTCATTCAGTTTTATGCGCCTGCTCTCTAATGAATCACAATTTTTCAGGATGCCGTCATGAGCACTCTCGACGGTTTTCTGGAAGACTATCTTGGGAACAAGAAAACTATCAGGGGTCAGGTCAGGCTTTGCAACCAGCAGATATGCACAGTACCGCGATAAGCTGTTTGCAATGGTGTAGGACTCCCGAAGCTTGTCAGGCAACTTCCCATTTGACTTTGATGAGCAGCTATTTGTGAACCATGACAAGATACCATCTTTCTTCTCACCCAAATCCATAAGATAAGGTTTGGAGGAGCAGCAAGAAGTCAACCAACACAACAGCGAGCGCGGAAACCCAGGTTTGCTCAAGTTGACACCGTGATTATTCGCAAGCTCCATTTCGCAGAGGCTGGTCGCGATGTGCCACGCAAGAATGATGTGAGAGCTTGTCGGCAAGACGATGTCGGTGCTCATCGGTGGTGCGGTGTAAGACTTGTAGTTCTGCAACTGCTCGCTAAGGTTGCTGTTGGACAATGTCTTGAGGTCCATGGGAAGATTACAATCTTGTTTTTCCTTGGGCAGACTACAATGTTGGTCCTTGGGCAGACTACAATCTTTTTTTTCCTCCACCATTATGCTGAGCTTCTCCAGAACTGCCTTCTTGACACACTCGGGAACTGTGATGGCACTGCTGAGCTTTGCCCCGTCGTCTTTCTTTGGAATTATTCCGGTAGTTAGGTTGTGAACAAAATTCCAAAATCTTGGTCTGTCCTCATACGACTGCAGGAAGACATACTGGTCAAGATGTCCATGCCACCTCTTGTCAGTAATCTTAGCTCTGGAAAACCATAATAATATGCGATCCATCCTTGTGTCTATAGATCCTCCGATCCTCTTGCACTTCCTCTGCACATACTCGCACACCAGGATTAAGCTTGTCCAGTCGGAGAGTAAGTAGGTCACCATCTCCCAGACCTCCTTGGCAATCATCAGCAAAATGAATGCCCATGTAATGATCATGTCAATATTAAAGCCCTTGACCAGATTGGCAAGCTCGCCATTCGGGGGCTTATAGACCCTACGGATATCCACAGCAAGCCAGCAGACAGCACCGATGGTGAGCACGGACAGAAACAGAGTGATGAGGAGAGACAGGCGCCCACACCAGAACACCATGGGGTAGCGGGTGTTGAAATAGTCGTGGACAAAGGCAAGCTGCAGCTCCATGATCCTGAGGACATCGCTGGTGCCCAGCTTCCCACCAATTATGCTCTTGATCAGCTCACGGTGTATTTCGAAGATACTTGCTTGCAGCGGCACATCCTCAAACCTGCACCGCAGCAGCCTTGACAAGGCGAAGGCCAAAGTGATATCCTTTAGGTCATTGTCCTTCTTTaggtcctcttcctcctcctggtTATGTGGCTGGTGAATGGGACAGTACTTCCAGACTTTGTCCAGCGTGATCAGTGGCGACGACTCCTGCTGGGACGTGCGGCTGCTGGTATTGAAGACGACTCTTACACAACAACATCTAGCTTGCCAGATCTTTCTTGGCCGGTGAGGAGACAATGCATACTGAGGCTTCTTTAGCTTGAAATTCCGCCTCGTTTCTCCATACACCAAGTAGCTGTAGTCTTCCATCGTCACTGGGCTGGCTGCTGGTTGCGAGTTGCTGTCTGGTTGCGAGTTGCTGTACCTGGCACGCATGTGCTCTGCAACCAGGTGTGAGCTCCCGCCATGCCAGAGGGAGCGGAATGCCAGATTGTGTGAGTGGAATCTGTACGCGCTCCTCACTATCTGCAGGCACCAGACGGACCAGAGTGGAGCCGTGAAGCTGGATCCACGCGTCCAAGTCAAGAATGCCGACCCCAGGAGCTTGAACACGTTCCTCCACTCGGTGAACCTTCGTCCGCGGCGGTCAGGAACACCGTAGCCGGAGATGTAGTCTGCGCTGTAGCGGAAATTGACGAGCACAAGAGCCCAGATCGGGAACAGCTGGTTCTTGAAAGGCGCCGACTGCATGGCCCCCAGGAGGTACAAGACAATGGAGTCGGAGACGCCGTCGAAGATGCTGAAGACGGCCCTCATGAATGGGTTGTGAATGATGCGGCGAAAGAAATCCATGAGGAACATGGCGAAGAAGAGCAGCGTGACGAGGACCACCAGGAACTCGATGCGGAACAAGATGACTGGTTCCTTCTTCAGCATGATGAACAGGGATGTCACATAATCACGGGCATCATCGTAGCTCACCATTTTCTTGGCTGACGGTGCCTGCATGTCCATGGTCATTTTGCAAGTTAGTTAAACCAAAACCAGCACCCTGTTTTCTCAAGCGAGCGAATCATCACACCTGATAGTCACGGTTCACAAGAACTTGAACAGATTAACTAGGCGCTTAACCTTCCACCTAAACTTTTTTTCAACACTAGGCTAAGAATAAAATTGGAGGCATGCTGGTTCCATATTGTGCTGATTCATCTAACTAGAACAGCTGAGGAATTGTAGGTTTTTAGTATGTTTCCGTGCCTTGTCATTTGAGAAAACGGAAACAATTCATAGTTCAGCAGGTTTAGTCATTAAGAATCAACCTTCTATTTTCTAGCTTAATTATGTAAAGATATACGTACATGGATATTTCAACTAAGCTAATGTGTGCTTCCTGTATATCAGAACCGTAGTGATGACCTTTTTTTAGAAGTTGATTCTAACTCTTACtctttcccccgcaaaaaaaaaatttcTCTTTCTCTTGAGGAAATAAACTGAAGTTTGCAAATGATGTAATACAAAACTAATTGTCAGTTAAGTTTGTGTATAACTATGAAACAGACTGAGCAGCTTGTACGTACCTGGGCGCAGTAGCTTCTCAAGGGCGATGTCAGAAATCAGGGAGCTGTACTTGATCTGTGATGGTTCTTGCCAGATCCAAACCAGCCTCCTTCTAAGGCGGAGACAACACCCGAAAGGTCAGCTGTATGATCATGTGGTGATAAACTAAGGTGAGATCTAATCGACCTTGACACAGCCTTCTAAACCATCCCGAGTTTACTAATAAATTACCCTTCCCGAGGTCTTCTTCTTGggtctttattatttttgaagcaGTTTGTTGAACGGATTAATGATGGTGTCTTAGTgatagagagggattggtggaatcgaTGTTTATTGCTTGAGTCTCATagacgcgcgcgcgcgcacacacccgAAAGGTCAGCTGTATGATCATGTGGTGATAAACTAAGGTGAGATCTAATCGACCTTGACACAGCCTTCTAAACCATCCCGAGTTTACTAATAAATTACCCTTCCCGAGGTCTTCTTCTTGggtctttattatttttgaagcaGTTTGTTGAACGGATTAATGATGGTGTCTTAGTgatagagagggattggtggaatcgaTGTTTATTGCTTGAGTCTCATagacgcgcgcgcgcgcacacacccgAAAGGTCAGCTGTATGATCATGTGGTGATAAACTAAGGTGAGATCTAATCGACCTTGACACAGCCTTCTAAACCATCCCGAGTTTACTAATAAATTACCCTTcccgacactactaggaaaaggcactactagtggcgcaccagttttgcctactaatgtcgcactactggtgcgccactagtaccacgccactagtattaaatactaatggcgcaccactggtgcgtcattagtatctggtatactaatggcgcatcacgccgtgcgccattagtatagatcaacatgcaccattagtgtgcctcccagggggcgatatttacacatgtgctttgccatactaatggcgcactgcggggtgatgcgccattagtatcctttggcatactaatggcgcacgttggggtgatgcgccattagtatgtatattagggatttttttcttttctgatatttgcacagattacaaaatatattattggacagaatatagacagcaccacgcagcaacagcagattcatcgaatacaatagaagattagtctccgaatacaattcatcatattagtctccgaattcaaaagaccgaacaaagatagaacattacaagtctcgagaccgcgagtagcgagtttgtcttcacattacaagtcgatatcgatcatctaaactaccatcacatagaagagagctgcggtcatcacgatgagcatcatcgcgatgaaactggtcttcatccggttcctccaacgctccctcctctctcccgctagatagcgcgcgtatctagattctgcctccgccctagtggtgtaccctttgtaactgttaccgctgaaatggtgaacctgtctccgacactcctcccagtcgtcgtagactccgggaaccttatccttgtacacgacatacgacggcatctctatgcactagccaaacaacagacaatacataagcaatatataagtatgcaacaaaaggatcggaagagaaaagcaagacattaatagcacgattcatggtcctactaataaatagcatcgattacatctaagttgaacgactgtccaaaccaaagagacatacaagttcattaaagtttaattacaacatgagctaatcgatgtttcagaactacacatagcatcactactttcgactcgactcatgggaccggagcgtggatgaagccgccgtctgtcgtgatggtcatgaagtcgcgggcgttgtcagcctgcatttgtagcgttgtgtctatctcactgttggacggttgatatttgaggtagaactgccccgaggtacgaaggacatcttgatggatgatttctgcaaactccgactggatgcgaaagaattcttgtcggatgttcGCGtactggattgccgccaagcttgcggcccaatctttgagattatttgatagcagaaggtgattatggtcccgtacgatcgcccgcatgtgatggagggcatagtaggcatccttctgaccgccaggcggctgcttgacgcagcggAACGTCGtgttgtgggtgaacacgtgcctgccgtacctacgagctggcctcttaaaggtgcctccagatgcggcgtagccggggagagcatcatcaagaactttcttgatatttgtgtagtctatcttggagtcacggtccgggtcgaaatacgtggccatggaatatttcgggcttaagaggatgagtgtgcaatgtgtgtcactgcacagaacacggaatgttagaaaaaaaaaagaacaatcgaaatctaagaaatcatatgttacggggcggttagggatgacttactcgggaaagtaaggcacgaggaagttatccttatctgggtttgccagaatgacgccttcgaggtgtgaactcgcgacttgccggtccccagcgctgcccaagatcttggcacacatgtagaaggggtcgactatcacaatgtccggggtcttgtctctaatgatccacatctccatactcagtgaaaacagccgaacgaaggtgtagtgcagcggatgaaggttaaacatagcaaagatgtcatcaaaccgcaggacgatcgtacccccgacggcgctatccacaaagcccttgccctctggcaccttggccacgaaaaccgggtatgccacatcattctctctgagacgccgcttctccaaaaaaagaacactgtcatgcagactccgcatagcaccggttgcagcattgagcatatttgtcggtagcatcgccctacccgccacatgcaccctcctcgagatatccttaggtgaaggtggcccgtcctgagcacggatcgtactcggtgccggctggctcgcaccggcgcccttgttagtctttcgtttccgtcccttcttcctgatctgctgtaatgggatcgagttctgctcacagaccgccttcttgagcgtgttggggctgataatatttcgcacctcagctatctgaggctcggtgaaggcggcagctggaggcgtctcctgagaactgaacgccagacgacgcctgttgcaattgggtttctccgccgtaccagctagatcgcggtcgtctttttcagggttgggttcttgagaaggaggaccgcagaactcgtcaccgtacccatgttcggcaaagtacttatcgacgttggaaaatgtaccgtcatcgttgtcgtcgtcgtccggatcatgtgccatatgcatgtccggatcctgtgccatagggatgtccggcatgtccggtagcgttgcggcgttcttgccatggcttggcgctggcacgactggcggtcttgtctgtggggtggtgtcccccgcccccaaacgaatctggctcttcggccaaagcaggggccagcttacgcaggcgctgagggtcatcacatcatcttcgtcggccccagcgggtcgaatcggaggtaacaactcgtcgcagcccggcagcacccgaaccagttcaaccctatacaaggtgggtggcattggattaccgtggaacacgcggttgcccggttgaacgattctgcccttggcgacatcgaccaactcgccgcccacgaagtgcaggagagtgcaaggaacgtcgtcggcgccctgcgaaaacatgtagggcgtcagggatgcccagtcaaaggcaaggagatgaagtcatcggccgagaggcttagttaccgtgatgtcgtcgagctcggctaatgtcgaggcaccgccaacggcgggcgtgcaactgacggaggggccgcttgctggcgaggtgccggccggcgtacacccgggtgcattaagctccaatgcccgtgccggcaccggagacacgaatatcgcctccgccggagacaccaatggcgccgtcagcgcgttgtgcgagttgctggccgtgaagctgggaaccgggggaggcccctgttggccgcccgcaatccacgtcgtcagcccctgaatcaaggtaggcacaatggcggtgagcgtcgttcccagttgttgttgcacttgctcttggacaatctccggaatccgcgccacttgtgccttgagttcttgaacctcgcgcgactggctttccgagctggtctttttctcctttcgcccaccagcggtatagtatgacgaccattttgtggacaagcctttgccggccacacgaccagctgacgacggcttactgagcttatccttgtttttcattacgttcaacgccctatttaaaggggtgtcaaaaggggagctctgagacgaccccgcgctactgctttcagcctcctgcggaaggaatgtgaaccatttagaaatttggcttcattaattagaatgcaaccatatggagctaattacgcgggggtgtattccttaccagaacaagctcaagcgccctggtcttcggatccgtggtaagctcctttgttaccgggccctccttgtaccgggccctgacaaagttcctggtctgcttgtcacggaatttctcgaagcggggcggtaggccttgctcggcacgctccgcgtcctccttgtcccatataggctccgccactctgtaaccgccgggaccgagttggtggacccctaagttcaactgccgcatttcttttccccactgacttgattcggaggttgcgctgctctcgcacttgatcttgtactccttgtagtcatcttcactcatcaaaggatatttcgcattgatcttctcataactatcacctttttcaatcattgccttcaccgtgcttctccaagtagacagggccgtgctcatcctcgtgagggcggcactgttcactttattccctgagaggcgtgtgtttgcaaattcagcgaggaacttgtatcgttcgtgcagcttcgtgaagaggaggctgcgcaaattccctcggtccttatgccttaggttctcggtgttgatcgagacggtgctccggagaatgcacccgagctgaaccgagtaccccttgactacttgtttgggcgccgttggatgcccgtcggagttcacttcagtaaattcctccttgacggtgccgagcatgctcgggcgccggtccttccgttgcctcttcggttggctgccatctgtgcgtgcgccgccatcatcagtggtggcatcctcggcggcaccatcagtggtgtcatccccgaccccactaggggttgtgtagtcaggatcggtgtcttccgcggcatcgtcctcatagcggtgaggttcttcctccagctcctgggacaactcccagaattgcttgccgcccgaaccgctggcctcattgttgtgggccatgtttcgctctaaataggaaaaaagtttggtcaaaaagttggttattgtcaaggaacaagatctctaagttgaccaaataacctaattctcgaggaatgtcgccaaaaagttggttattgtcaaggaacaattgagagatgtttgtgatattgcctaggtgttttgggatggaacctgttagtgtgttgttgctaggtGTTGTGGGATGGaaccagtagcttccttgcaacccacaaaagacaaaggaaaaggggtgaaaagggggagatggttagctttgatgagcaggcagcatcttcctaacccccttcttgtctcctctcactatctctctcacacacatggcaagcaagggtgtctaagtgtgtgaaaaaatactaaactaatccaaccactaaagcactaGATCATTACTGTTGGTTGATGTcaagatacatgctgattaatttttgtttcggttgagaatcgggcaccttctaggtcaagaaaattgggcatgacctttgctaattttcttgacctaggagggccccaatctcaaccgaaacggaaattaatcaacatttcaggagaaaggggtaacgaagtgatggggcaaatgtgccaggcaccacaatgtgatctcagaaacaaagcagcaccactggtgttggattcacagtgtaaatgatggatgaaaaggccacagaccatatggtcctctgctttcatatggacaaaataaaagttcacatgAATGGCTACTTGACTGAATGGTGCCAGGTAaacaaactcccaaagtccactagcagatccaagatctaattctattacacacaacatagcaatttaagagaattagaataaggatagtaggaaatgaaaaagaattatgctcaaagaacaatggtaacagcaaaatattgaaacctttggtaagcattatattacaaaaaaacaagatatgtagtactatacaatatccataaccagaaaacaagacatgcatatTCTCAGGCAGAGTAAAATAGTCCTGCATTCTTGGCAGTTGTCTGCTAGTGATTTGCCTCATCATCATATCATAAGTaaaattcttattcttattcttatttactCCTTGCATTTTCATTCTTCTTCTTACTGTCAAAATTCAGAGTAAATTCTAGCCTTATTTGTACTGCTTGTGCTTGTAGTAGTAAGATTGAGGAGTAGGAGATCACAAAAGTACAGTCCACAGGTTACTCCAAGTTTCTGAATTTTCAGTAAATTTTCTGTAAGAAAagaactaaaagaaaagaaatcctagggttaaaaaatctggagcaagtcctagcagaaCCACAAAATGTTCATCTACTCCTAGGATGTCCTGTTCATAATTCTAGTTCATGTCCTAGGATGTGCTATTCATAATTCTTAATCCAAACAGCAGATACACAAGCACTGGATTTTACAAATGTCCAAACAGTGTCATATCTGAAATGTATGATGTTCAGTAGCAGAGATTCAGAGTCATTAGTTTTGAGTGTACATCGTGAAAAACTGTACATCTGATTATTTGGTCATTTTACTGCCCATTTTAAAAACATCTTAAACATCCTACAGGATGGTGTGAAGGAAATGATCACGAGATAGCACTGAATACTTCAACTTCCTCATATGTCTGCAGTTAACTTCCAACTTGGTAACCCATTTTGATCGAGAAAACAAGCACACAGAGCATCACTAAGTGGCACTAGTAGTACTAGGATGCACTAGTACACATTTTCCTAGCATACAATAGAGTAAGGAGAAGAAAAATAAATCTAGGCTTTCTATATGTGCCACTCAGACAGGATTTCAGATTGCACAACTTTCTGTCCCTTACTATCTGGCCAGATTCTAATTGCCCAAATGTTAAACTTGTTaattctttttccttctcttttcacCAATGCAGACATACAGAATGATCCATCCATGTCTCAAACTAAAGTATACTGGAATGTGAGATTAGCATGACAGTGGAGTAACCAAAGTATGACATTAGATGGAACAAACTGAAGATTTGGTTCAGACTTTGGGCTTAAATCACAAGAAACTTTGACAATCACCTTGGATTCAGCAAAGTAACCATTCGTTGACATTCCAGGTTTACAAACAACAAAATGCGTCACAAGAACacagagggggaagagggggaagcggctcgggtgctcactggggaggtcgagggcgactcggggtagccggagctagtcgaggcggcggaattcggcgtcgagcggtggcgatggtggccgaggcggaggaaatcggggggcgtcgaagggatggctcgagggcgtccgagctcgtccgggtcctcgtagtcgaagaggaagacctcctcctcgtcctcctcctggtcctcctcctccggctcggggcgcgggggcggcggcgtgggggagctgcagtggtgggggcgcgggggcggcgggggtggagtccggcgggggtcggggcggcggcgtcgtgggtcggggcagcgctcGGGTGGATCtgacgagggagagggacgaaggggatctggcgagggagagggaggaattagctaggggggaagcttactaatggcgcaccccgcagcggtgcgccattagtatgtttttttagatagcaatggcgcacccgcgatcggtgcgccattagtaatcttttttttatatagcaatggcgtaccagccagtggtgcgccattagtaatcttttttttatatagcaatggcgcaccagccagag
This window of the Triticum aestivum cultivar Chinese Spring chromosome 5D, IWGSC CS RefSeq v2.1, whole genome shotgun sequence genome carries:
- the LOC123121665 gene encoding uncharacterized protein, with the protein product MVSYDDARDYVTSLFIMLKKEPVILFRIEFLVVLVTLLFFAMFLMDFFRRIIHNPFMRAVFSIFDGVSDSIVLYLLGAMQSAPFKNQLFPIWALVLVNFRYSADYISGYGVPDRRGRRFTEWRNVFKLLGSAFLTWTRGSSFTAPLWSVWCLQIVRSAYRFHSHNLAFRSLWHGGSSHLVAEHMRARYSNSQPDSNSQPAASPVTMEDYSYLVYGETRRNFKLKKPQYALSPHRPRKIWQARCCCVRVVFNTSSRTSQQESSPLITLDKVWKYCPIHQPHNQEEEEDLKKDNDLKDITLAFALSRLLRCRFEDVPLQASIFEIHRELIKSIIGGKLGTSDVLRIMELQLAFVHDYFNTRYPMVFWCGRLSLLITLFLSVLTIGAVCWLAVDIRRVYKPPNGELANLVKGFNIDMIITWAFILLMIAKEVWEMVTYLLSDWTSLILVCEYVQRKCKRIGGSIDTRMDRILLWFSRAKITDKRWHGHLDQYVFLQSYEDRPRFWNFVHNLTTGIIPKKDDGAKLSSAITVPECVKKAVLEKLSIMVEEKKDCSLPKDQHCSLPKEKQDCNLPMDLKTLSNSNLSEQLQNYKSYTAPPMSTDIVLPTSSHIILAWHIATSLCEMELANNHGVNLSKPGFPRSLLCWLTSCCSSKPYLMDLGEKKDGILSWFTNSCSSKSNGKLPDKLRESYTIANSLSRYCAYLLVAKPDLTPDSFLVPKIVFQKTVESAHDGILKNCDSLESRRIKLNEADEPIENSEEDVLKQGAALGKELLKIPTDEIRWKILEEVWTELLIHIAPTRNAHAHRKCLSGGEFITHIWAFLWHYGIQKSSLWPNEVALANRAPAAPENDGVRNANNMDEPVQVCADGSAEQTGANVREPDEIMGTQEHETRNSRRVLTRMERTESSEIEEGSHDAIAEDRNFQRGMAGQTQNGSEANKLG